The proteins below are encoded in one region of Meleagris gallopavo isolate NT-WF06-2002-E0010 breed Aviagen turkey brand Nicholas breeding stock unplaced genomic scaffold, Turkey_5.1 ChrUn_random_7180001860731, whole genome shotgun sequence:
- the RAB5B gene encoding ras-related protein Rab-5B, which produces MTSRGAARPNGQSQASKICQFKLVLLGESAVGKSSLVLRFVKGQFHEYQESTIGAAFLTQSVCLDDTTVKFEIWDTAGQERYHSLAPMYYRGAQAAIVVYDITNQETFARAKTWVKELQRQASPSIVIALAGNKADLASKRMVEYEEAQAYADDNSLLFMETSAKTAMNVNDLFLAIAKKLPKSEPQSTSGAAGRSRGVDLHEQTQQNKSQCCSN; this is translated from the exons ATGACCAGCAGAGGAGCCGCCAGGCCGAATGGGCAATCCCAAGCCAGCAAAATCTGTCAGTTCAAACTGGTGCTGCTGGGCGAATCGGCGGTGGGGAAATCCAGCCTGGTGCTGCGCTTCGTCAAGGGGCAGTTCCACGAGTACCAGGAGAGCACCATCGGGG CGGCGTTCCTCACACAGTCTGTCTGCCTGGACGACACGACGGTGAAGTTTGAGATCTGGGACACGGCGGGCCAGGAGCGATACCACAGTCTGGCCCCCATGTACTACCGGGGGGCACAGGCTGCCATCGTGGTCTACGATATCACCAACCAG GAAACGTTTGCACGGGCAAAAACATGGGTGAAAGAGCTGCAGAGGCAAGCCAGCCCCAGCATCGTCATTGCGCTCGCGGGCAACAAAGCCGACCTGGCCAGCAAACGTATGGTGGAGTACGAA GAGGCACAGGCTTACGCAGATGACAACAGCCTATTGTTCATGGAGACGTCGGCCAAGACGGCGATGAATGTGAACGACCTCTTCCTGGCCATCG CCAAGAAGCTGCCAAAGAGCGAGCCCCAGAGCACGAGTGGCgcagcagggaggagcagaGGCGTGGACCTTCACGAGCAAACCCAGCAGAACAAGAGCCAGTGTTGTAGCAACTGA